ACATTAACAAAACAAGAACCATAAGTAAACCTCTTCTTGATATATATGATCATATCTGCTTATTTTGCGATCATAAACTGGAACATAAAACATCAGATTACTTAATATTTTTGGTCATCTTTCATCGTAGTTcatgttcaaaaaaataatatgctATCATTTATCCAGTTGATACCATGGTTATCTACAATTACATTAGCAATAGAAGAACCATAAGTAGACCTCTTCTTCGTATAGATGATAGTATGCTATCATTTGTCGAGTTAATAGCAAACAATGATTACATTAGCAATAGAATGCATTTTAGATATTCATGTTTTTAGGTTGGGTATGAACGGTTGTTATCGGGTCAGATCTATTCAGACCTGTTTTTTGGGTTCGGGTTTATCCAAGTCAGTTTTCCGATTTCGTCTTTTTTTTACAGATAGAGAAATTCCTCCAACTTTTATTCGGATTTTTGATTCAGATTGAGTCGGTTCTGATTCAGACTTTTGAGTCAGGATAAAACACGTAAGGCTAATAAAGTTAGAACcaaactgaaaaccaaaaaaatataacttcaAAGCGGGGAAAAACAAATGCCTATACTTAAACATATTAGTGAACAAACATACATATTAGTAactttattaacaaaaataatttcgCACTTTAAAAGCGCAGATACTATTCTAGTTAAATAGTAAAACAAAATCtacatatatctatatatttttgcacCATATTTGTTTCATATATTGCCATTTTGGACCCTAACTCCTTGACATACTCATTCAGACTGCATAAAAACAAGCATGCTGTGGAATGGACATGTCTTTCTTGTTTGTGTTAGCCTGTTAGATATTGTCATAACTATACTTGTAGAATATCTATCAACTTAGAAATATGCCTAACACATAGCATTTGAACCATTGCACTTCACAGTTGAGCGATTTATGAACATCAAACATGTCATAAAGGATATTGGTTTCTTTCTAGGAACAGTATATACGGTCATGATTCTATTTCGATTACGTAGTCATGGCTGGGTGCTTTGTTTGATTCTCAAGTTTTGAACATAGACTATACAATGAACTGATAATcctcaaaagtcaaaaccaCCCTTTATCAGATTACAATGCCCAAGTCAACTACCTTGTAACATAGCAGGAATTTCTCTCTTGTTGTAACTTTAAGCGAACTTGGCACAGATTGGTTCATGACTCCTGATTCCGTTCTTGGATTTGTAAATCTTGTGGTGGGGATTTCAAGATGACAGATAAAGATAGAGACCATTACTGCATTATAGCCCCATGGTGCTAACTTGAACGAACGTTTTTTTACTCTAACTGATTCTTCACAGATGCTCGTCTACAAAAAGTGCAAGAACGTTGCAATCCTCTCTAAATTCAATCTTGTTAACTTTAAGTGTATAATAATTAAACATGAAAATAGAATCCTCTCTTAATTCAATATTGTTAACAAAATCAATCTCAAAACACTAAAACAGAAGAGAAGCCATTCGAGTCGGATGAAAAAATTGGagagattaaaaaaagaaaactttttctCAGGAATTGATTCCAGTCATGTCTTTTTGTTCTTCTCTCTAATAACGACCAAGACCCCAAACTCTGATAACTCCATTAGTGTATCCACTGAACAATGTGCTTCCATCTGCACTCCAGTTCAAGCTTGTGCAATAGATCACCTGCATTTTGCATTTCCACATTAAATACACACATATACCCACACTCCAATGTCATACCAACGAAGTCAAGAGACAAGAACTAACTTAAACCAGGTTGGGTTTCAGAACCTAAAAGGTATGACATTCAGATATAATCAAAATGAACTCTTGTCAACTACACATACAAGCAAGACAAATGGCTAATTCAGTACAAAATCTTTTTTACCTTTGTCTTGTTTCCGGTTCCGACAGATGCATCAGACCTCTCAGCCTCAGCCTTGAGATCAACCTTCAAATCCTCAAAAACACTCTTGCTCTCAAGATCCCATATCCTAATACTATTCTCCGTCTCTGCGCACAACCAGTACCTGTTGGGACTGAAGCAAAGAGAGTGAATAATCGAGCCAGCCTCGAGAGAGTAAAGCTTCTTCCCTTCAGCCAAATCCCAAAGCAAGATCGCACCATCTTTCCCACCACTAGCACACAACGAACCATCAGGCGACACAACCACAGTGTTGAGGTAACCAGAGTGACCAGCGAGAGTGCTCCTAACCTTACAGTTCTGAAGGTTCCACACCTTCACTGTCTGATCCCACAAAGCAGACACAATGGTCGGAACAAGAGTGCTGGGACTAAACCTAACGCAACTATCCCACTGCTTGTGTCCATCACCTTGATCGGACCCGATCGTGTACTTGCACTCTCCAAGCGTGTTCCAAAGCTTGATCGTACCGTCACGAGAGGCCGAGACAATCTGACGGTTATCATTTGAGAAGGCCACGAAGAGAACGTCTTTCGTGTGTCCCACGAAACGGCGAGTGGAGTCACCGGTGGCGAGGTCCCAGAGACGAAGCTCACCGTCCCAGCTTCCGGAGAGAGCGAACTGTCCGTCGGAGGAGAGAGCGACG
The Raphanus sativus cultivar WK10039 chromosome 1, ASM80110v3, whole genome shotgun sequence DNA segment above includes these coding regions:
- the LOC108858357 gene encoding LOW QUALITY PROTEIN: receptor for activated C kinase 1B (The sequence of the model RefSeq protein was modified relative to this genomic sequence to represent the inferred CDS: inserted 1 base in 1 codon) encodes the protein MAEGLVLKGTMCAHTDMVTAIATPIDNSDTIVTSSRDKSIILWKLTKDXKSYGVAQRRLTGHSHFVEDVALSSDGQFALSGSWDGELRLWDLATGDSTRRFVGHTKDVLFVAFSNDNRQIVSASRDGTIKLWNTLGECKYTIGSDQGDGHKQWDSCVRFSPSTLVPTIVSALWDQTVKVWNLQNCKVRSTLAGHSGYLNTVVVSPDGSLCASGGKDGAILLWDLAEGKKLYSLEAGSIIHSLCFSPNRYWLCAETENSIRIWDLESKSVFEDLKVDLKAEAERSDASVGTGNKTKVIYCTSLNWSADGSTLFSGYTNGVIRVWGLGRY